GGGGCCCCTGGGTTAGAGTTATAATGACAACAAACATATATGaatgtatacagtatgtgtgtgagtgtgcaacATCTATTTTAACACCTGTAAAAACACCAGAGCAAAAATACCACCAATAAAACACGTACAAGTGATTCAGATATTTCATGGGTACATGGACAATGAGGAGTTAAAGAACAGCAGCTAAATATTTATAAGAATGTGTTTTCACAGTAATATGGGATCAGTGTCTTTGATTTCAAGATGAGCTGAAATCAAattaataaaactttatttgtattaatCTGTTGACTAAACATCTTTTTAATTCGATCAATTAGGTTCTGCGTCCTCACTGACCGTAAGCATTTCCAAAGCCAGCAGTGGAGTGGATCTTCAATGTAAATCTGAAGGCTGGTATCCAGAGCCTGAGGTGTTGTGGCTGGACGGTGATGGaaacctcctctctgctggATCTACAGAGATCATCAGAGATCCCAATGATCTCTATactgtcagcagcagagtgactgtggagaggagacacaacaacatgttcacctgtagagtcacacagaacAACATCAACCAGACCAGAGAGACACAGATACATGTTCCAGGTAGATACATTATTAATCAGTCATTGATGTTGTCACTTCTTCAGTTACAGACAGTTCATGTTAAGCTCTGTTAAGTAATTTGGCTCGTGTTTTATCATTTCAGATGAGCTCTTCATGGTCCAGTTTAGTTCTATTATCCGCATCACcatctgtgtcattgtgtgctTCGTGTCGATCGTTGCAGTTGTTCTTGTTGTGAGGAAATGTGGACAAAACAAGAGTAAGTGTCATCTTTATTGAACTTCtttcaaaaagttattttacatcAGTTCTGTTGAGAGTTCATTTCTTAGACTCAAAACAAGTCATCCAATGTGATCTCAGCCTTTACAACATCCAGTGCAGGTATATCACCTTACCTGTACCGTGGCCACTTACCAAATATATGTCAATATCAGATTTCTGTGAACCCTACTTTCCCACCCTGAAACCCCTCTCCCAAATGGGAAGACAACATAGTAACACAGGTCTGAACTAAACACATGCCTTTTCTtttaatgtagaaatcaagaaGCACCATGAGGGTGAGACTGACctgggagaaagaaaaatgttcagaCATGACATTGAGAAGttagagataaaagagaaagaactgGAACATGTACAACAGGTGATTACAGCACTGACGGAGCAGAAGAAGGAtctgaagacacagagagagaaaatcatCTCACTACAGCAGGTAGACATGGTACAGATAAAGAAGAACCAGAAAATGCTGGATGACACTTGTGCTTCTTATAGCAACATAAAGAAGAATCTTGAAAAGACCAAAGAGGATCTGGAGAAGAGAAAGACAATACATGATGAACtgttaaagaaaacagagacCCAACTGGAGTCAACAGATGCTTTAATTAACAAAATGACTGAGAGGAAAGGGAAACTAGAGAATGATAAGGAACAAATCATAAAGGACCTCaaagaagcagagaggaagagagaagaggttcagagaaacagagaggaagagaaaagagtttcagagaaagagagaagaggttcagagaaagagagaagagagaagaggaggaaaagatgaCAAAGGAACATGAAACACAGTCGCCAGAGGGAGGTGACGTAAGAAATAATCCATCTTCCAGCACTAACATTCAATAGTTTCAAAGTATATTTTCTTCATCTGCAGCGTTATTAGCTGAAGAAATCAAACATGAATCATTCTCGACCAGATGTGACCACAGTTCATTTTGGTCATTACTAAAGGTTGTGATTAATCTTTATGATTTATCTTGTGTgatatcagtgttttttttaatttcctatATGGATTCATGGTTTGACTTTTAAtacatgcttttaaaaaaatgttttactgattaattcaaatgtccttgtctttttgtttgattcagagttaaataaatcacattttctggAGTTTTCAAGCTGACTTGGTTTCATAAGAGGGttcatttatatttgtaaaaactgattttcttacatttgaagaaaatgtttgcgtgcaattaaaaataaataaatacatttcagtcaTGACTTCTCTCTGAGATATCTTCTCTTTTCATATTaggattttaaatgtaaacacaagaACTATTGCTGTAATACACATATGATAAAATTATTCAGTAAATGCATGCAATTACCTGGTGTAATACACCAAGAGGAAAACAtaaggtgttttcagaccaaacagttctgtggactttttgaagaggagttTCCTGACAACATAAAACCATGaggactttttttctgtctgaattGGCACCGTCATGGttcctactctgaagcaggggctaaaaaggttcctctaaacggggttctaggaactaaaataggtCCTAGTTCCTGCAATGTGGAATCaataaaagaggaggagggttccaacagtttttagaacaatttaaaattcCTGCCGTCTGAAAACACCTATAGGGAGCTAATAAAGATTACTCTTTGTAATCCACATACCGTCAGACTAGTGAGGATCAGGATTGAAGTTGAAGGACTTGCCACGTCTAGTTTAATCATGACAGATATCAATTATTTGGGATTATTCTACTTTTGACCCCCTCCTCCCCATCAATCTATACATCCATATATGATGGATGTATAGATTGAACGGAGGTTTTCAGTTGGTTGTTTACCAAGAAAATGATGCATGTATTTTTGTGAAAATCTTTTTCtctgaaatgttaaaatgattaGATGAGGAAAATATGATAGGACTGATTTTTATTGTTgggttgcaaaaaaaaaattgtcaacaGAGTATCTGCAGAAATCAcagtgttgtttcagtgtgttatACATTTCTGTGCTGGAACTCCAAATACTGCACAGAAGATagtttattttcagtatttttataGTTCGAAAAaactaattattattttaaattcactgAGTCCCCAAAGTAAAATGACTTTGGTAGCTGGAAAGGGAAAAGATCAGAATACCTTAAAATCAGTTTACTGTGAAAGAAAGTGGCACTGTTTAGCTCTCACGGCTAATATAACAAGAGCTCGTTCTCATTAAACCTTGTTTTGTTGTAACTGTGAAATCATTTCACAATGCAATCAAAGAATCACATTATCGTGGCAGCCTTCAAAAGAGACAAAGATTTGTCAATGATTATCATACGTTAACACATTTACACGGAGGTTGAACGTCCATTTGATCTTCTCTTCAATTGTGGAGGCTGCTTTTCTTGTTGGGGAGAAAAAGGGATCAGCAGGTCAGTGTAATTTACTAATTAAATAATTGTCAGTGcttatttaaatcaaatgtaacttcattttcaacatttgtgAAGAAACAGATCAAAGTGAGATCTCATTTGATCACACAACACTTGCTGACTGTAACCTTTATTTGCTTAAGCAGTTTGAACAAACCACAGGTTATATGTACAGACCTATAAATCCATGAAAAAGATATACTGTAATATCAAATTTTCAGATATAAAAGCTGAAGATCTTAAAAAAGAGATCAAGTgttaatgttttacagtgtcAGGAAAGTCATATTTAACTAAGTCGGTATCATAAAATGTTTGcaagattaaagattaaaccGTTGAGACACTGCCTTCAATCTATAAGTTTATAAATAATTATATGCTCTAAATGAtcagtttttttcagtttaagtgTCATCTTTATTGAAAAAGTTAATCAAATCATCTCACTACAGCAGGAAGACATGGTACAGATAGAGAAGAAACGGATGAAACTGGAAGACAAGGCTGCAAtaattgcagaaaaaaagagacgtGCAAAGACCAAAGAGGATCTGGAGAAGAGAAAGACAATACATGAAGAACTGTTaaagaacacagagacacaactgGAGTCAACAGGTGCTTTAATTAACAGAATGACTGAGAGGAAAGTGAAACTAGAGAATGATATGAACAAATTGAAAAGTACctcaaagaaacagagaggaagagagaagaggaggaaaataaagatCTCTGAACTGAAGAATCGTTTATCATGTAaccttgaacacacacaaaagacaaacagagacatttaGCTTAAAAGTTTGAAGAAGCTGTTAGCTTTCTActaaattaatgaaaatgtttgattggCTTGATGcatttacttttgttttgtgttttattttgtctgcagtgttttaatttcaaactttatttaaaaaaaaaatcaatttctcAATTTCCGTAAAATTGTGTTCTGGGATATTGTCATATTCCAATGTGTCACATATATTTCAAGgctgaatgaaaaatatttaaaacctgttataaaataacaataaaaggcAATAAAAATTAAATGGGTGTAGGTTAGAGTACGCTTCGATGATTAATTCTGGATTTTGACCCTGCAGCCTTCTCTCGCTTTAACACCTCAAAAGAAGAAACTcggacacacacagcaggtacGTCCAATTTGTACAAGAAAAAGCGTGTTTGTATGGATTATTTCTGATATATTGTTCAACATCATCTTTAAATTCTTAGCTGGTTCTTTTAGTACAAACTGCTATCTTCCTCAGAAACcttcttttaaaaatagttGCTCGGATCATTTGCTTCGAATGCACAAAATGTGGTCGCTGTCAGTCTTTGTAATGGTGAACAGGTGGATCATagtgtgcaaaaacaaaaaataacatttttaaaaaacaacaaatggaaGCTGaagatttctctcttttctttaattGCAGGTCCTTTGAAAATTATTACAGCGTGCTTTCCTGCAAAGTGTTTTAGCCATTTCTCTTAAGAGCACGACTTTTATTTCAAGTtttcagatatatttttaaaaatgttggtgCAGTTTATAAGTTATTTCCTTTGAATTTTCAGCATTACAGAATGATTAACACGAAGCACGAACACCTCGGTGACTTCAGGGCGTTGGTCATCATGCAACACTCTCTGGTCCtctttattttgacatgttCTTGTGGaggtaaaatacaaatacatgttGAAAGGTCTTGATGAGAGTAattatacttttatatttatgcaactgtaaataatacatttttccaaaaatgttttttgttttttttatcaatttagCTGAATGTTTGCTGAAAGTAACTCGTATAGCTTGCATTAGTAAGCCaaattttaaatacttttattgTGCTAGGTATTGATTGGAGGTGTTGCCAAATTTGGAAGTGATAAAAAAATCTCATCTTAACTTTCCATTCGAACTCCTTCCATGTGGGGctatttgttttcatgtgtccCCTTTTTTACATGATAGGATCCATTTCTCATCCAAAATAATGGTGTTCATCACTAGTTCCCATTTCTCATTGACATATGACTATTTCAAGACTAAAGGGCAGAGAATGTGCTTTATTTATATGATCCTGGATTAAAAGTAAAAGTCcaatccaaaaaaaacatggtctGATTTCTTTTGCCTTCAGGTCATTCTCAGGTGATTGGTTCGTCTCAGCCAATAGTGGCAATAGTTGGTGATGATGTAATTTTGCCTTGTCAACTTGAGCCTGCTGTGGATGCTCGTGAAATGACAGTGGAGTGGGCAAGACCTGACCTGAAGCCCAAGTATGTCTTCTTGAGGCGAGACGGCACAGAGCTTCAACAGGACAAACATCCGATGTACAAGGGGAGAACATCACTGTCTGAAGATAAACTGAGGTGGGGAGACACATCACTGAAACTCACCGAGGTGAAACTCTCTGATTCAGGAGCATACAGGTGCCTTGTTCTTGGAACCAAAACAGAATATGTAATTAAGCTGACTGCAGGTAAGTTCAAATTTCATTCCATTGtgcacacattattattatgcaGAGAAAGGTATGGTAGTTAGGTTGACCTACAGGAGTAAACATTTTATGACATTATCTGGAACGAATGCTTGTCTTCATTGAAATGGTTGTATTGGTTCACTCTGTCTTAAActggactttttcctgccaacCTCAAAGTCTTCAAGGAGTTAGGGTTTATCCTTCTAAATCTTGCTGCAGTTGCAGAATATTGTTTTCTTCTATTGTGTTTGCATTGCTGGAAACATCCTTTTATCATACACTCTACCCAGCTCCCTGCAGCATCCATAATGTGACATCTGAATGAGACAACTTGAATCCTTGGAACAGAATGGGCTTTTGACAACCTCAGCCTGACAATGAAGATTTTGGAATTTATGACAACAAGAAAAGCACAAAGGGCTTACTTGGGGACTGACAAGATGTTGTACTTTCGTTGGCCACAAGCTGggattttctttcttgtttcaaatgtttaaccTGACTacttttttggacatttttcctCGTGATTAGGTTCTGTATCTTTACCGACCGTGAGCATTTCCAAAGCCAGCAGTGGAGTGGATCTTCAGTGTAAATCTGAAGGCTGGTATCCAGAGCCTGAGGTGCTGTGGCTGGACGGTGAGGGaaacctcctctctgctggATCTACAGAGATCATCAGAGGTCCCAATGATCTCTATactgtcagcagcagagtgactgtggagaggagacacaacaacatgttcacctgtagagtcacacagaacAACATCAACCAGACCAGAGAGACACAGATACATGTTTCAGGTAGATACATTATTAATCAGTCATTGATGTTGTTAATTCTTCAGTTACAGACAGTTAATGTTACGCTCTGTTAAGTAATTTGGCTCGTGTTTTATCATTTCAGATGAGCTCTTCATGGTCCAGTCTAGTTCTATTATCCGCATCACCATCTGTATCATTGTGTGCTTCGTGTCGATCGTTGCAGTTGTTCTTGTTGTGAGGAAATGTGGACAAAACAAGAGTAAGTGTCATCTTTATTGAACTTCtttcaaaaagttattttacatcAGTTCTGTTGAGAGTTAATATCTTAGACACAAAACAAGTCATCCAATGTGATCTCAGCCTTTACAACATCCAGTGCAGGTATATCACCTTACCTGTACCGTGGCCACTTACCAACAATATGTCAATATCAGATTTCTGTGAACCCTACTTTCCCACCCTCAAACCCCTCTCCCAAACGGGAAGACAACATAGTAACACAGGTCTGAACTAAACACATGCCTTTTCTTTTAATGTAGAAAACAAGAAGCACCATGAGGGTGAGACTGACctgggaaaaagaaaaatgttcagaCATGAACATCAGCTTCTGTTGGAGAAAGAAGGAGACGTAGATCAACCCATGACTGGAAATGAGAAGATGAAGTTATTAGATAATATAAAGGCTAAACAAGATGAGAAGttagaggagaaagagaaaaaactgGAACATGTACAACAGGTGATTACAGCACTGACGAAGCAGAAGAAGGATCTGAAGacacaaagaaatcaaatcatttCATTACAGCAGGAAGACATGGTACTGATAGAGAAGAACCAGAAGATGCTGGATGACACTTATGCTTTTtataaagagacaaaaaagaatCTTGAAAATACCATAAAGGTTCTGAAAAATAGAAAGACAATACATGATGACATGTTAAAGAACACAGATAAACAACTGGATTCAACAGATGCTTTGATTAAAAGAGTGACCGAGAGGAAAGGGAAACTAGAGAATGATAAGGAACAAATCAAAAAGGACctcaaagaaacagagaggaagagaaaagaggctcagagaaagagagaagaggaggaaaagattACAAAGGAACATGAAACACAGTCGCCAGAGGGAAGGGACgtaagaaataaaagagaagaggtTCAGAGATAACAATCAGAGGAGGAAGGCGATCAGAGCAAACATCCATCAGAgcagtcagaggaggaagagtacGAAAGAAATAATCCATCTTCCAGCACTTACGTTCAATAGTTTTACAGAATATTTTCTTCATCTGCAGCATTATTAGCTGAAGAAATCAAACATGAATCATTCTCGACCAGATGTGACCACAGTTAATTTTGGTCATTACTAAAGGTTGTGATCAATCTTTATGATTTATCTTGTGTgatatcattgtttttttaaattccctcTATGGATTCATGGTTTGACttttaatacatgtttttaaaaaaatgttttactgattaattcaaatgtctttgtctttttgtttgattcagagttaaataaatcacattttctggAGTTTTCAAGCTGACTTGGTTTTATAAGAGggttcatttatatttataaaaactgattttcttacatttgaagaaaacgtttgcatgtaattaaaaataaataaatacatttcagtcaTGACTTCTCTCTGAGATATCTTCTCTTTTCATATTAGGATTTTAAATGTAGACACAAGAACTATTGCTGGAATACACAAATGATAAAATAATTCAGTAAATGCATGCAATTATTTGGTGTAATACACCAAGAGGAAAACAtaaggtgttttcagaccaaacagttctgtggactttttgaagaggagttTCCTGACAACATAAAACCATGaggactttttttctgtctgaattGGCACCAtcatggtacctactctgaagcagggtctaaaaaggttcctctaaacggggttctaggaactaaaataggtCCTAGTTCCTGTGATgtggaatcaataaaaaaggaggagggttccaacagtttttagaacaatttaaaattcCTGCCGTCTGAAAACACCTATAGGGAGCTAATAAAGACTACTCTTTGTAATCCACATACTGTCAGACTAGTGAGGATCAGGATTGAAGTTGAAGGATTTGTCACGTCTAGTTTAATCATTACAGGTATCAATTATTTGGGATTATTCTACTTTTGACCCCCTCCTCCCCATCAATCTATACATCCATATATGATGGATgtatagattgttttttttactaagaAAATGATGCATGTATTTTTGTGAAAATCTTTTTCtctgaaatgttaaaatgattaGATGAGGAAAATACGATAGGACTGATTTTTATTGTTGGGTTGCAAAAAAAATTATGAATGGAGTATCTGCAGAAATCAcagtgttgtttcagtgtgttctACATTACATTTCTGTGCTGGAACTCCAAATACTGCACAGAAGatagtttattttcatcatttattatttcaaattcaTTGAGTCCCCAAAGTAAAATGACTTTGGTAGCTGGAAAGAATACCTTTCAAATCAATTTACTGTGAAAGAAAGTGGCACTGTTTAGGTCTGACGGCTAATATAAGAAGAGCTTGTTCTCattaaaacttgttttgttgtaacTGTTAAATCATTTCACAATGCAATCAAAGAATCACATCATCGTGGCAGCCTTCAAGAGAGAGATAGATCTGTCAATGATTATCATACGTTAACACATTTACACGGAAGTCGAACGTCCATTTGATCTTCTCTTCAATTGTGGAGGCTTCTTTTCTTGTTGGGGAGAAAAGGGATCAGCAGGTCAGTGTAATTTACTAATTAAATAATTGTTAGTGcttatttaaatcaaatgtaacttcattttcaacatttgtgAAGAAACAGATCAAAGTGAGATCTCATTTGATCACACAACGCTTGCGGACTGTAACCTTTATTTGCTTAAGCAGTTTGAACAAACCACCGATTATATGTTTTCTTCTGGAGAGGACAGACCTATAAatccatgaaaaaaatataCTGTAATATCAAATTTTCAGATATAAAAGCTGAAGATCTTAAAAAAGAGATCAAGTgttaatgttttacagtgtcAAGAAAGTCATATTTAACTCAGTCGGTGTTATAAAATGTTTGCCTCTGAGAGCAGAAAGATTAAACCATTGAGACAGTGCCTTCAATCTGtaagtttttaaataattatttgctCTAAATGAtcagtttttttgttcttaaacaGATGATAAAACAGGGTTTGTTTTTGGGTGTGGCTACCTTTGGCAGGTTGCTACCATGGCACCATAAAAAAGTTTAGTACAGCTTTACTGAAAAGCACTGTGCCTGTTTCTTGCTTGCCACAATAAGCATCCAGATCAATATTACAAGTACAGCATGTTAATACCTTGCTATtatcttttttctgtttgataacCAGTCCCTCCCCTCCAGTCCTGCCATCTTGTTTAAATAAGGTTGCATGTGGTACCAAAAACAACATGGCGATAGCTACAATTTCAGACACAAGGACAACACATGGTGGGCCACAAACCAATGATAAGAGGTTACTTAGCCAGCATCCACTTCTACAGCCCATAGactgaatgaaaacagaaatgataAACTACTAGCAGGCCTAGAAAAAGGTCACCTGTATTTTGCATTCAAATTGTTGAAGCATTATAAGTTAGCCTGAAGTCAAAATATCTACACAAAGCCCTTGTCTATTTCcttcaaacatattttatcTTGAAATTTTCTGATTTCATTTCCAGGTCTCCAGGATGTGTCACATGACGTTCTTCATCACTTTCCTGCTTCTGCTACCACAAAGATGTAAAGGTAACGTATTCACacattgtcattttttgtttgttagttttcaAGTAAAAGGTTAAGAGTTAAGGCAAGGGCTAGTTTGTTCTATCTTAATGTTGACTATCACATGTGAAGCAAGTACAGAAACCATTTGACTGCAGTCAGCAGGGGGTCTTTAGTTTTACTGGTGTCATGTATGAATGACTCTTTAAAATGTGGCTCAACTATTCATGTTGTTGGTGTCTGAAGTTATCAAAGTACAAAGTCTGTTGTACAAAGAGATGCACGTACCAAACTGTTACTGAACACACACGTCATGACACTCAAAGCAGGACTTCCCCATGTGACCAATGAAGCCAATCTGGGACCCTCAATTCACTAGACAAAATCTCTTCCCAGGTCTCCTTGAAGTAATTGGTTCACCTCAACCAATACTGGCAATTGTTGGTGATGACATCATTTTGCCATGTCACCTAAGACCTGCCATGGATGCTGCTTCTAAGACTGTGGAGTGGACGAGACCAGACCTGAAACCTAGATTTGTACATGTGTGGCGTTCTGGTCAAGATCTACTAGATGCCCAACATCCATCCTATGAGGGAAGAACATCACTGTTTATCAATGAACTGAAGAATGGAAATGTTTCCCTGAAACTCTCCAAGGTGAGACTGTCTGACAAGGGGAAATACAGATGCTTCCTTCCCTTGTCTGATATTCACTCTACTGTCGAGCTCGTCTTTGGTAAGTCATCAGTTGCTCAGCTTTACATTTATTCATGCACATAAGTCACTATTTAAACACATGATTGCAGGACCTGTTGCTGGGGGACCAGACTTGGGTGGGTGCTGGAGGAGTTCTGGTCCCAATTACTCACTATAGAACTGACCAATCATGTGTGAGCAAGCTTTAGTTGTTTGCAGGCAAACAATCCATACACCGTTTGCACAGTTAACTCATAGTTAGCTCTGTCTGTAAGCATGCTCTCTGTATATTTGATATGTATTTCATAATGAAGGCCGTGTTGTTTAACTCTCTGTATAGCCTACTGCATCTGTCCTTGTCAAATAAACACCTAATCCTAACCCCCCTGACAACAGTACAGCATTATAtacctttctgtttttaacaatGTGCAttgtaggcagatatttgtttaaAGAGTACCAGTAGACGTAAACTCAAACCACATTATCACATCTAAAGTTGCTAGTCAACAATAGTTCACTTGGAGGTTATCCGTTATCCAAAATCTCTTCAAGCAACACTGGAAGTCCAGAAGTACTGGCTATCAGCCCCAGAGGCTAAACTATCCTCAGATGACAACCAATGGATTCTTGGTTCACTAAACTGTTGACTTCACGCTGAAGCTTCTTAGGGAGGCAAGTGTAAAAGCCCTgaaacaccaagcagacggcaaagaacaaGTGGTGATGATGtctggccaaaaagttgcactacaACTGCAAAGATTACAGCTgatggccaaccaccacgtacgttatGCTAAAAGGCCAACGGGGCCAATGGGTAGCAActgacacactgcaaaaactagggcgacgaacTCTCACCAACGGTCCAACTGGGACCGACGGTCAacaatctccttggtgtgtcaggaccttTAGGGTCTATATTGAACTACCCTTATATATAAGCACTGGAACCTAAGGGTAATTATCTAAGCCACTCTAATAAcataaaagtgttaaaaatatACTGGTTAGAGCAGGGGCGTTGTAGTGGGGGGAAAAGTGGGACTGACTACCCAGGGCcccagtggggaggggggcccttcatgggcctgaaataaaaatctatttcttatttagctttttttctctaaatTATAACTGAAATAAGATAACAAAAATTGtctgaataaatgaacaaacattcAGATTTCCTTTCTGGAAAAAATGTAGAGTCTGTCTCAAAGGCCCCTCTCCCACCTTCTGATTACGTAGAATGGTTTAGTCCGCCCCGCACCTCTCGACCCTCTCGACTGAATTGATCTATCAGCAGTCATTCGAGTCAGGAGTGAGAGATGTGGCAGGCTGCAGATTAAACCAGATTAAGCCAAGAAAATCGTTTTGTTCAATTTGTGTTTTATGCATAAATTCATTATATGAATCCCCTTCATAGATACGATTTTATATGACCCTATTTTGTGAAAATATTACATCACGGTAAAAAAGAGTCCACTTTGGAGCGATATTTAGCTATCGTAACATATTTGATATCAACAGATTATTTGTAAACTCTCAATTCATATGATACCAATGTTGTCGCGCTAGCAGCAAAACTGAGTCTGCTACTTTTGcccaaaaaacaatattttgaagTCAGAACAGAGAAGAACTAGCCTATTATAGCCTCATTTTAAAGTGATGGTAGAATCTAATTAggatttattgtttgtttacattttatcattAATGCCAGTAGAATTTTTAATCCAATAAGCTAACCAATAAGATCACTTTAGACAATAAAAGCCTTTAGAACATTAACTATAACAAGttcataattaaaataatgctgctggaaatgtttcaaatgtctgaaaggtgcatatatta
This portion of the Labrus bergylta chromosome 22, fLabBer1.1, whole genome shotgun sequence genome encodes:
- the LOC136177486 gene encoding butyrophilin subfamily 3 member A2-like, with protein sequence MCHMTFFITFLLLLPQRCKGLLEVIGSPQPILAIVGDDIILPCHLRPAMDAASKTVEWTRPDLKPRFVHVWRSGQELLDAQHPSYEGRTSLFINELKNGNVSLKLSKVRLSDKGKYRCFLPLSDIHSTVELVFGSASSLTVSISKASSGVDLQCKSEGWYPEPEVLWLDGDGNLLSAGSTEIIRDPNDLYTVSSRVTVERRHNNMFTCRVTQNNINQTRETQIHVPDELFMVQFSSIIRITICVIVCFVSIVAVVLVVRKCGQNKKIKKHHEGETDLGERKMFRHDIEKLEIKEKELEHVQQVITALTEQKKDLKTQREKIISLQQVDMVQIKKNQKMLDDTCASYSNIKKNLEKTKEDLEKRKTIHDELLKKTETQLESTDALINKMTERKGKLENDKEQIIKDLKEAERKREEVQRNREEEKRVSEKERRGSEKERREKRRKR
- the LOC136177384 gene encoding butyrophilin subfamily 1 member A1-like, which codes for MINTKYEHLGDFRALVVMQHSLVLFILTYSCGGHSQVIGSSQPIVTIVGDDVILPCQLEPAVDAREMTVEWARPDLDPKYVFLRRDSTELQQDKHPMYKGRTSLSEDKLRCGDISLKLTEVKLSDSGAYRCLVLGTKKEYVIKLTAGSVSLPTVSISKASSGVDLQCKSEGWYPEPEVLWLDGEGNLLSAGSTEIIRGPNDLYTVSSRVTVERRHNNMFTCRVTQNNINQTRETQIHVSDELFMVQSSSIIRITICIIVCFVSIVAVVLVVRKCGQNKKNKKHHEGETDLGKRKMFRHEHQLLLEKEGDVDQPMTGNEKMKLLDNIKAKQDEKLEEKEKKLEHVQQVITALTKQKKDLKTQRNQIISLQQEDMVLIEKNQKMLDDTYAFYKETKKNLENTIKVLKNRKTIHDDMLKNTDKQLDSTDALIKRVTERKGKLENDKEQIKKDLKETERKRKEAQRKREEEEKITKEHETQSPEGRDVRNKREEVQR